In Streptomyces violaceusniger Tu 4113, one DNA window encodes the following:
- a CDS encoding SpoIIE family protein phosphatase, producing the protein MGEQFAETHMRRPVITARAAATFEPVGRSVAAARTFVRDTLQGWGLTDIVDDAVVLTSELVTNAVVHAGTTADVVCIRADTGVRVEVADRYPEREVPLQSNGGHHFGNPDREGGRGLLLCAALAGRWGVEYTATHKQVWFQLDFPDRPAGTRAAGPALPSSALPIADARVRVGVVQVDSGGLISAWNDDAQELFGYPPEQVIGKPLTDLAAWPHTPGTGTGVAEALLLSRWEGSYGIRGADGRVAPVYASHLRIRDAEGEPSTVCLLVGERERAVLQSPMRGANVDTADTSDRGQATDAFEVFIGSPAPDDLDGLLQRTVERARDMLDGDAAYLLLATDDETELEVRASTGLPSARQRFARVPVEAGTGRYGSARMPAVHEDLSAVPGAVPLLVNTGMRSVVTVPLKVEGRLTGSLGVAAESPARYSNEEALRLQFAADRIALAVERARLTELERLRRGSLSFLVEASDLLAGTLDRDQTLALMAQMTVPTLASWCAVYTVADQASEPELSYVLHEDEDRIDGLKALLMKIDPPEQVPTGGARSWSGPYDAAHAAALRTSLRSLSLGDSARPSSGPGASLATASAVGGETVVLPLVARNRVIGMLILGKPTDEHFRQENLELAEDLSRRAALALDNARLYSERTAISQSLQRSLLPPEQPEVPGVEVEVIYRAAGEGNEVGGDFYDLFPIRDGAYGFAIGDVCGTGPEAAAVTGLARHALRLLAREGFGGPAVLERLNAAILDEGARSRFLTLLYGELWPQHDGSAMLKVVCAGHPLPLRLRQDGSVEAAAEPQPLLGVMEDLELYEQTVTLDPGDVLLCVTDGVTERREGTRMLGDDGLIDVLTTSTGLTAGAVAARVLRAVERFAAEPPSDDMAILVMRVPEHADS; encoded by the coding sequence ATGGGTGAGCAGTTCGCCGAGACACATATGAGGAGACCTGTGATCACCGCGCGGGCAGCCGCCACCTTCGAGCCGGTGGGACGCTCGGTCGCCGCCGCCCGCACTTTTGTCCGGGACACCCTCCAGGGGTGGGGCCTCACCGACATCGTGGACGACGCCGTCGTCCTGACCAGCGAACTTGTCACCAACGCGGTAGTGCACGCCGGTACCACCGCCGATGTTGTCTGCATCCGCGCCGACACCGGCGTACGCGTCGAGGTCGCCGACCGCTACCCTGAGCGCGAGGTCCCGCTGCAGAGCAACGGCGGCCACCACTTCGGAAACCCCGACCGCGAGGGCGGCCGAGGTCTCCTGCTGTGCGCGGCCCTCGCCGGCCGCTGGGGCGTCGAGTACACCGCGACCCACAAGCAGGTCTGGTTCCAGCTCGATTTCCCCGACCGCCCGGCCGGGACCCGAGCGGCCGGGCCCGCCCTGCCCTCCAGCGCCCTGCCCATCGCCGACGCCCGGGTCCGGGTCGGGGTCGTCCAGGTCGACAGCGGCGGTCTGATCAGCGCCTGGAACGACGACGCTCAGGAGCTGTTCGGCTACCCACCGGAGCAGGTCATCGGCAAGCCGCTGACCGACCTCGCGGCGTGGCCGCACACCCCAGGCACCGGCACCGGCGTCGCCGAGGCCCTCCTGCTCTCGCGCTGGGAGGGCTCCTACGGCATCCGCGGCGCCGACGGCCGGGTCGCCCCCGTCTACGCCTCCCATCTGCGCATCCGCGACGCCGAGGGCGAGCCGTCCACCGTCTGTCTGCTGGTGGGCGAACGCGAGCGCGCCGTCCTGCAGAGCCCGATGCGCGGTGCGAATGTCGACACCGCCGACACCTCCGACCGGGGCCAGGCCACCGACGCCTTCGAGGTCTTCATCGGCTCTCCGGCCCCCGACGACCTCGACGGTCTGCTCCAGCGCACCGTCGAGCGGGCCCGTGACATGCTCGACGGCGACGCCGCCTATCTGCTGCTCGCCACCGACGACGAGACCGAGTTGGAGGTCCGCGCCTCCACCGGGCTGCCCTCCGCCCGCCAGCGCTTCGCCCGCGTCCCCGTCGAAGCGGGCACCGGGCGCTACGGCTCGGCCCGGATGCCCGCGGTCCACGAGGATCTGTCCGCGGTGCCCGGCGCCGTTCCACTGCTGGTGAACACGGGCATGCGTTCCGTCGTCACCGTCCCGCTGAAGGTCGAGGGCCGGCTCACCGGCTCGCTCGGCGTCGCCGCCGAATCCCCCGCCCGCTACAGCAACGAAGAGGCCCTGCGGCTGCAGTTCGCCGCCGACCGCATCGCCCTCGCCGTCGAGCGCGCCCGTCTCACCGAGCTGGAGCGGCTGCGCCGCGGCTCGCTGTCCTTCCTTGTCGAGGCGTCCGACCTCCTCGCGGGCACCCTGGACCGCGATCAGACGCTGGCGCTGATGGCCCAGATGACGGTGCCCACGCTGGCCAGTTGGTGCGCCGTCTATACGGTCGCCGACCAGGCGTCCGAGCCCGAGCTGTCGTACGTCCTGCACGAGGACGAGGACCGCATCGACGGGCTCAAGGCCCTGCTGATGAAGATCGACCCACCGGAGCAGGTCCCCACCGGCGGCGCCCGGAGCTGGTCCGGCCCCTATGACGCGGCCCACGCCGCCGCCCTGCGCACCTCCCTGCGCAGCCTCAGCCTCGGCGACTCCGCCCGCCCCTCCTCCGGCCCCGGCGCCTCGCTCGCGACCGCCTCCGCGGTCGGCGGGGAGACCGTCGTACTGCCCCTGGTGGCCCGTAACCGCGTCATCGGCATGCTCATCCTCGGCAAGCCCACCGACGAGCACTTCCGCCAGGAGAACCTGGAGCTCGCCGAGGACCTCTCCCGCCGGGCCGCGCTCGCGCTGGACAACGCGCGGCTCTACTCGGAGCGCACCGCCATCAGCCAGTCCCTGCAGCGCAGTCTGCTGCCGCCCGAGCAGCCCGAGGTCCCCGGAGTCGAGGTCGAGGTCATCTACCGCGCGGCGGGCGAGGGCAATGAGGTCGGCGGCGACTTCTACGACCTCTTCCCGATCCGCGACGGGGCGTACGGCTTCGCCATCGGCGATGTCTGCGGCACCGGACCGGAGGCCGCCGCGGTCACCGGACTCGCCCGGCACGCCCTGCGGCTGCTCGCCCGCGAGGGTTTCGGGGGCCCGGCGGTCCTGGAGCGGCTCAACGCGGCCATCCTCGACGAGGGCGCCCGCAGCCGCTTCCTGACCCTCCTCTACGGGGAGTTGTGGCCCCAGCACGACGGCAGCGCGATGCTCAAGGTCGTCTGCGCCGGACACCCCCTGCCGCTCCGGCTGCGCCAGGACGGCAGCGTGGAGGCGGCGGCCGAGCCCCAGCCGCTGCTCGGCGTCATGGAGGACCTCGAGCTGTACGAGCAGACGGTGACGCTCGACCCGGGCGATGTGCTGCTGTGCGTCACCGACGGGGTGACGGAGCGGCGCGAGGGCACCAGGATGCTCGGCGACGACGGCCTTATCGACGTCCTCACGACCTCTACCGGCCTTACGGCGGGCGCGGTGGCCGCCCGGGTGCTCCGGGCCGTGGAGCGCTTCGCGGCGGAGCCGCCGTCGGACGACATGGCGATCCTGGTGATGCGCGTCCCCGAGCACGCCGATTCCTGA